The region ATTCAAGGATGAAAATGAACAACCTAGTTAAAAGTTGAGGTACTACAGCTTGAATACTTTCAACTATTGTAATTTTTCACTGTTGCTGATCTATTAACtacactttctttttttctagctgTCATATATCTTCTAACCCCAAGTTgccttgtttttcattttatttttgatccgTTCTGACCTACAGATTTATATTCTACAgatttgaaaacactttttattttaatagttcacgattcttgtttttgaaattcaaatagCGAAActattgatttttcaaaagattCCCAATTTTCGTAAGAATTTCAGGTTGCTAACCTTTTGAATTTTCTGGATTTTATAACTAAGCCTTTCAAATTGCAAGAataatgtcttttttatttcagtgtTCTCATGCCAATTTTCTGCAATAAGAAGCTTCAATTAGTGTCACTCCAATCTCGTTTAAATTAACCTCTTTAAAAGCTATTTTAAGAACGCTCGTTTAGAGGGCAGTAGATGAATCGAGTcacctttttctaattttatcccAGAATTGCCACTGTTTCCTGTTTTGATCGTACATATTCTCAATCTTTGTCAATGAAAATCATGGATATTCGATTTTTGTTATACAGATTtcaaatattctcatttttgtCACAAGTTATccaacattttcaatttttgtccaGCCTTAggtatttttactgaaaaaaactgaTTGAAATTAACATTTTTTAGAAAGGCACTGAACTTctggaaatgaaataaaataaactaaataataatgtcataatttaattgttaaaattGAGCCCAAGTAAATCTTACGGGGTTATAGTTGAGAAAAAATTAGGGGTAGAGTCCTTGGGAGAGAGAATTGAGGTGAAGAAATATCAAAGAACCCATAAATATATGTTGTTTTCACCAACAAAAAGCACAATTTTCTGTGCTTTTGTCCAGCCTGTGGGGCAAATTATCATTTATTTCTGATTAGagtgaaaagaaagaaattgaaaaactaaaattctttaaatgcaaatataattaaaaacagagtaaaaagaaaaaagaagataatcaGCCTTTTTGTAAGGGGGTGGGGTGTTGGTGGCTGGTAATCATAAAGAAAATCTGACAAGAAGTGCCTAGAATTCCATATTCCAGAGGTCTGTATTCCCCTGGAAATCTGTATTCATCCCGATTGAATAAAAACAACGTGACAATATCTCCCTCCAATTCACATGAAttggtattaataaaaaagaaataaatatgagcATCAATACTAGTATGTACAAGATGGTGGGAAGGGTGCGGCCTCcgagtaaaataaaacttagtttTCTCGACATCCTTTAACCCTTAAAGGGACAATCTTGCATCATGGAAAAAAATCCTACTTAGGGTAAAATAGCAGGGATTTTAGTGATGGTATCAGGTGGGTTATTGCAGCTGCATTACGCCTAATAGCTATACATAGAATATTTGATCAGAAGTATTATAGTTCTATGACTAGTGCCGTTGCATGTGATTGTTATTTATTTGCCGATGCGGTCGGAAGCATTGAAAACTGTAGCATTTTGCCATGTGAAGTGAACTGTAATGCAGCATCTTAGTGTATAGTTAATGGTACATTACTACTGTAATAATCAGTAGGGTTAGCAACCCTGAGGGCAAAATGATGATCTGGTGGAGTGTTTGAGCTGATATCAGGGGCTTTCTACGTTagtcaaaagaatttttgggTTATCAGTTGCTACTTCTAGAGGGCTTAAAAACTTCGTTACGGAATATGTGTTTATTCAAATAAAGTGTCAGCTTCTAAGTTCAAATGTATAATTCTGAATGTGGTGTAGCGAAGATTGTGTGTGCTTGTATATTTGATCTTTAGGGTTTTTACGCATAGGGCCATTTTTAATTGGCTTCCAATGCACATTTGCAAATCCCTTTTTatctataataataatgaatctTAAAAGGTTATTGATAACATTTTACCCCTTTTCGAGTCTCAATTCAAATGTTTTAGGCTTTCTGTTTTGGCAAGCTCAAGCGAAATCACTTAGTATTTAAGCTTGTGATGCTGACGTCAAGTCTCAGCCAATTACGCAGCagctgatttttttcatttgtgttCCAAAATTTGTTTGGTACGTATTAAAGTTGTTAAAGTTATTTGTAAGAGAATTCGATGTCTTATCATCTCTACTGAGCCATCACAGTGAATTTGTCATGTTTCATAGCGCTGACTGGATTCATGCAATTTCTTTCCCAAAAAGTAGAGTCTGGTACTGAgccaagaatgttttttttacaaaaagaataaaCCAATCGGTATTTTCTATTTGAAtcgttttatatataaaaacatttatttatgttaaaataATACTTCGCGATAACGATTAGGCATATGTTAGCTATGACATACTTTTAGCAACTGTAACAGCATCATTATAAAGACTGTGACCACTAATATATATtgaaataagttatttttagttttcaggtcCCGTCATATTCTTCTGACTATGGATATTATCCCTTTCTAGCCACTCAGAGACCTAATCAAGTTAAATTTGCAACAACAAGAAAAACTTTGGTTGACATATCTGGAATTAGGAGTATTTTGTCAGCATTGCAATCTTTAGTCTCCAGCACAGATTCTTCCACGGTAGCCAAAACAACCCTGCAGCCTCTAACCACTAAAATTAGAAGGCAAAGGCCGAataaaaacaaggtaaaaagtATAAATTCAAGCAAACTGGACAGTGGACATACTACGTTCATTCTGTACTCAAGTGCTGGTAAACAAGGAAGCAACCCTAAAGAAACTCTTGGGTCTATTTTATCCTTTTTGGCCCAAAAAGCTCAGGAACAACAAAACCAATCAAATCAAGATATTGGAATAGATTCTTATGTAAAAACTTTGCAATATCCTAATGGAGGAAATATTGGACAAGAAATTACAGATAATCCTCTGCAAATGCTTTTACAGCAATTTACAATTAATCCAATTTTGCAAACACCTCCCCAAACACTAGAAAGAAGAACAAGTTCGAACTTAGAGCAAGACTACTTGTATGACTATATTTTTCCTGGAGAAGATGAATATTATGAAGGCAGTGATGAAACTGTGACATCTAGTCTCGAAAGGCAGGCATCCTCCACTACAACAACCGCGACAACTACAACAACTACACCAGTGCCGACGACACTACCACCCCTAGTGCCTATGAGTACAACTCCATTTTCAATTGGGAAATATATAAGAGATTCAGCTTCACCAGCAATACGATTTGGACTAGTATCTATTGCTGTGGGTACTATTCCTTTTTGGCTACCATTTTTTgctggaagaaaaagaagatccCAAAATTCTGCCTTTGACAGTTATGAAACAATTATCAAAGACATCGATGCACGAACggaattttttacgaatatactTAAGActattaaagaaaaagagaaaagcttTTAGACAGTAAAATATTACtgcaaatattttcaatagaaaataaaataaaaattggatgCAAAGGCATATAGGCCATGAAACAATCTTATCACATGATCTATTATACGATTGTAAACTTCTCAGTGATAGTCATTGTAGTGAAAGATTCTCAGTGAAAGTCATCATATATTTTacacaatttgtttatttatttgttaaattaTCAAGATTAAATTGTATTACATACTTTAACT is a window of Artemia franciscana chromosome 7, ASM3288406v1, whole genome shotgun sequence DNA encoding:
- the LOC136029022 gene encoding uncharacterized protein LOC136029022 isoform X1, which produces MWCLGYLLVLLLVPSSKAFPRKSDRSNVNISSPEPANNQNNEATRQDEIGRQSSVNIVPTFRPPNVIVEANGAVRVLNNAKMNEDKIVESIQALVPQLLPEISTLPNILKTSTRVKKKKKPSKVVYEDAVDELPNPNFFRRPSMGNSHFDAVEYNSFQVPSYSSDYGYYPFLATQRPNQVKFATTRKTLVDISGIRSILSALQSLVSSTDSSTVAKTTLQPLTTKIRRQRPNKNKVKSINSSKLDSGHTTFILYSSAGKQGSNPKETLGSILSFLAQKAQEQQNQSNQDIGIDSYVKTLQYPNGGNIGQEITDNPLQMLLQQFTINPILQTPPQTLERRTSSNLEQDYLYDYIFPGEDEYYEGSDETVTSSLERQASSTTTTATTTTTTPVPTTLPPLVPMSTTPFSIGKYIRDSASPAIRFGLVSIAVGTIPFWLPFFAGRKRRSQNSAFDSYETIIKDIDARTEFFTNILKTIKEKEKSF
- the LOC136029022 gene encoding uncharacterized protein LOC136029022 isoform X2: MDFKRKLLLSNVNISSPEPANNQNNEATRQDEIGRQSSVNIVPTFRPPNVIVEANGAVRVLNNAKMNEDKIVESIQALVPQLLPEISTLPNILKTSTRVKKKKKPSKVVYEDAVDELPNPNFFRRPSMGNSHFDAVEYNSFQVPSYSSDYGYYPFLATQRPNQVKFATTRKTLVDISGIRSILSALQSLVSSTDSSTVAKTTLQPLTTKIRRQRPNKNKVKSINSSKLDSGHTTFILYSSAGKQGSNPKETLGSILSFLAQKAQEQQNQSNQDIGIDSYVKTLQYPNGGNIGQEITDNPLQMLLQQFTINPILQTPPQTLERRTSSNLEQDYLYDYIFPGEDEYYEGSDETVTSSLERQASSTTTTATTTTTTPVPTTLPPLVPMSTTPFSIGKYIRDSASPAIRFGLVSIAVGTIPFWLPFFAGRKRRSQNSAFDSYETIIKDIDARTEFFTNILKTIKEKEKSF